One region of Gossypium raimondii isolate GPD5lz chromosome 6, ASM2569854v1, whole genome shotgun sequence genomic DNA includes:
- the LOC128041765 gene encoding uncharacterized mitochondrial protein AtMg00820-like: MIFEHITDVVGDSLPQQDEDLDSAHRQADAHDINTHPMITRGKSGTVKLELHVYNATNIPFDPANVHVAMRYLQWQQAIHAELDALQKNKTWDLIPLLENQKVVGCRWLFKVEKKANGTVNRYKVQLVAKGYAQKAGFDYQDTFSPVAETCTVHTHCFSF; the protein is encoded by the coding sequence ATGATTTTTGAACATATAACTGATGTTGTTGGTGATTCTTTACCCCAGCAAGATGAAGATTTAGATTCAGCACATCGACAAGCTGATGCTCATGATATCAACACTCATCCTATGATTACAAGAGGCAAATCAGGTACTGTTAAGCTAGAACTTCATGTGTATAATGCTACTAATATTCCTTTTGATCCTGCAAATGTTCATGTAGCCATGAGGTATCTACAATGGCAGCAAGCCATACATGCTGAGCTAGATGCCTTGCAAAAGAATAAAACTTGGGATTTAATTCCCTTACTAGAAAATCAAAAAGTTGTTGGCTGTCGATGGTTGTTTAAAGTTGAGAAAAAAGCTAATGGCACGGTTAATCGCTATAAAGTTCAACTGGTGGCCAAGGGATATGCACAGAAAGCTGGATTTGACTATCAAGATACATTCAGTCCCGTGGCAGAGACATGCACTGTTCACACTCATTGCTTTAGCTTTTAA
- the LOC105774562 gene encoding probable serine/threonine-protein kinase PBL4 isoform X1: MSLSSGLTTGLLSEITSESDFPTVNLKVFTYAELDKATRNFALANRLGDGGPSHVFMGYIDERACRAASLATGTPVAVKRLRTGSNLTHDEMLSVVNDLGRHVHSNLVKLIGYCLEEEHKLLVCEYLPNGSLEDHLFIPERLPLSWETRVRIAMDVARGLSFLHGHRVIFRDLKAANVLLDSAFNAKLSDFGYAKIIPGVDPSRTDPIFRTRASGIEGYLAPEYLATDQLTSAMDVYSFGVLLLELVSGRRAVQQTESGIEDNIVEWAQPNIGSRHLLDKIMDTKLREYSHEEAYEVVLIASECVGEKAQRPRMRKVLSALEQLRPSLVPATASSSSAPVASSSTTHELSFRTLPQLQCPPSTIVSSREALSPPGCCCQVI; encoded by the exons ATGAGTCTCTCTTCAGGACTTACAACCGGTCTCCTGAGTGAAATAACATCTGAAAGTGATTTCCCAACCGTCAATCTGAAAGTTTTCACATATGCTGAGCTAGACAAGGCTACTAGAAACTTCGCTTTGGCGAATCGCCTTGGGGACGGCGGGCCCAGTCATGTTTTCATGGGGTACATTGATGAGCGGGCCTGTAGAGCTGCAAGCCTTGCAACTGGAACACCCGTTGCTGTGAAGCGGCTTAGAACCGGAAGCAATCTGACTCATGATGAGATGCTG AGCGTAGTTAATGACCTCGGTCGGCATGTTCATTCGAATCTGGTCAAGCTTATTGGTTATTGTTTGGAAGAGGAACATAAGCTTTTGGTCTGTGAGTATCTACCTAACGGAAGCTTGGAGGATCATCTTTTCATACCTGAGCGTTTACCATTGTCGTGGGAAACAAGGGTCAGAATTGCCATGGATGTTGCTAGAGGCCTTTCTTTCTTACATGGTCATCGAGTTATATTCCGAGATTTAAAGGCAGCGAATGTCCTACTAGATTCG GCCTTCAATGCAAAACTTTCGGATTTCGGCTACGCAAAAATCATTCCTGGCGTTGATCCATCTCGCACTGATCCAATTTTTCGAACCCGAGCTTCCGGTATTGAAGGATATCTTGCCCCTGAATATCTTGCTACAG ATCAGTTAACTTCAGCAATGGATGTCTATAGCTTCGGGGTCCTATTACTCGAACTGGTTTCCGGCCGCCGTGCTGTCCAACAAACAGAATCTGGTATAGAGGACAACATAGTGGAGTGGGCACAACCGAATATTGGCAGTAGACACCTGTTGGACAAAATCATGGATACCAAGTTAAGGGAGTACTCCCACGAGGAAGCTTATGAAGTTGTGCTCATTGCATCGGAGTGCGTAGGTGAAAAGGCGCAACGACCGCGAATGCGCAAGGTTTTATCGGCACTGGAACAGCTTCGCCCTTCTCTTGTCCCTGCCACTGCGTCATCAAGCAGTGCTCCTGTTGCATCATCAAGCACTACACACGAGCTTTCTTTTAGGACCCTACCTCAGCTTCAGTGTCCTCCCTCAACCATAGTTTCATCACGCGAAGCACTTTCTCCTCCTGGCTGCTGCTGTCAGGTCATCTGA
- the LOC105774013 gene encoding PHD finger protein ALFIN-LIKE 2 isoform X1: MASSSPRTVEEIFKDYNARHSALVRALTYDVDDFYSQCDPDKENLCLYGHPNEAWEVALPAEEVPPELPEPALGINFARDGMNRKDWLSLVAVHSDCWLLSVAFYFGARLNRNERKRLFSMINDLPTIFEVVTGRKQVKDKPTVESGNKSRNSTKRSLDGQPRSNPKIADNSYEEDEEEQGDTFCGICGGGYNSDEFWIGCDNCERWYHGKCVKITPAKAEMIKFYNCPLCQKKVRQ, from the exons ATGGCTTCCTCTAGTCCTCGTACTGTTGAAGAGATCTTCAAAGACTACAACGCTCGACACTCCGCTCTTGTTCGTGCTCTCACTTACG ATGTAGATGATTTCTACTCGCAATGCGATCCAG ATAAGGAGAACTTGTGTTTGTATGGTCACCCGAATGAGGCATGGGAGGTAGCTTTGCCGGCAGAGGAAGTTCCACCCGAGCTCCCTGAGCCGGCCTTGGGCATTAATTTTGCAAGAGATGGGATGAACCGCAAAGACTGGCTTTCGCTGGTTGCTGTGCATAGTGATTGTTGGTTGCTCTCTGTGGCTTTCTACTTTGGGGCTCGACTTAATCGTAATGAGAG AAAGCGATTATTTAGCATGATAAACGATCTTCCCACCATCTTTGAAGTTGTTACTGGAAGGAAGCAGGTCAAAGACAAACCCACAGTAGAGAGCGGAAACAAATCACGAAATAGCACTAAG AGGTCACTCGATGGGCAGCCGAGAAGCAATCCTAAGATAGCTGATAATAGTTACGAGGAGGATGAAGAAGAGCAGGGCGATACCTTTTGTGGGATCTGCGGGGGAGGATACAATTCCGATGAGTTTTGGATTGGTTGTGACAACTGTGAACGGTGGTACCATGGAAAGTGTGTGAAGATAACACCAGCGAAGGCAGAAATGATTAAGTTTTACAACTGTCCTTTGTGCCAAAAGAAGGTAAGGCAATAG
- the LOC105774013 gene encoding PHD finger protein ALFIN-LIKE 2 isoform X2, translating to MASSSPRTVEEIFKDYNARHSALVRALTYDKENLCLYGHPNEAWEVALPAEEVPPELPEPALGINFARDGMNRKDWLSLVAVHSDCWLLSVAFYFGARLNRNERKRLFSMINDLPTIFEVVTGRKQVKDKPTVESGNKSRNSTKRSLDGQPRSNPKIADNSYEEDEEEQGDTFCGICGGGYNSDEFWIGCDNCERWYHGKCVKITPAKAEMIKFYNCPLCQKKVRQ from the exons ATGGCTTCCTCTAGTCCTCGTACTGTTGAAGAGATCTTCAAAGACTACAACGCTCGACACTCCGCTCTTGTTCGTGCTCTCACTTACG ATAAGGAGAACTTGTGTTTGTATGGTCACCCGAATGAGGCATGGGAGGTAGCTTTGCCGGCAGAGGAAGTTCCACCCGAGCTCCCTGAGCCGGCCTTGGGCATTAATTTTGCAAGAGATGGGATGAACCGCAAAGACTGGCTTTCGCTGGTTGCTGTGCATAGTGATTGTTGGTTGCTCTCTGTGGCTTTCTACTTTGGGGCTCGACTTAATCGTAATGAGAG AAAGCGATTATTTAGCATGATAAACGATCTTCCCACCATCTTTGAAGTTGTTACTGGAAGGAAGCAGGTCAAAGACAAACCCACAGTAGAGAGCGGAAACAAATCACGAAATAGCACTAAG AGGTCACTCGATGGGCAGCCGAGAAGCAATCCTAAGATAGCTGATAATAGTTACGAGGAGGATGAAGAAGAGCAGGGCGATACCTTTTGTGGGATCTGCGGGGGAGGATACAATTCCGATGAGTTTTGGATTGGTTGTGACAACTGTGAACGGTGGTACCATGGAAAGTGTGTGAAGATAACACCAGCGAAGGCAGAAATGATTAAGTTTTACAACTGTCCTTTGTGCCAAAAGAAGGTAAGGCAATAG
- the LOC105773187 gene encoding zinc finger CCCH domain-containing protein 29, with protein sequence MCSGSKSEHKPSSFIMEGELQEPKAGSQSILLELAASDDLVAFKSEVEEKGLDFGEASFWYGRRIGLRKMGFEERAPLMIAAMFGSIEILKYIIGSGKIDVNRACGSDGVTALHCAVAGGADSSVEIVKLLLDASADVNCVDANGNKPVDLIVPGLNSSSNHRRKVIELLLNGDDVLYGEEESDKTTMPQLPKEGSEKREYPMDVSLPDINNGIYGTDDFRMYMFKVKPCSRAYSHDWTECPFVHPGENARRRDPRKYPYSCVPCPEFRRGACPKGDACEYAHGVFESWLHPAQYRTRLCKDETGCARKVCFFAHKPEELRPVYASTGSAMPSLRSAAMNAVDMTTLSPLALGSSSLPMPTTSTPPMSPLATSSSPKTGGLWQNNFNLTPPALQLPGSRLKTTFSARDFDLEMELLELENQLQQQQLMDEISSLSSPSCWSKEYGRLGDLKPSNLDDAFGSLDPSLLSPLKGLSIKSGIQAQLQSPTGLQIRQNSNQLRSGYPTNLTSSPVRKPSAFGYDSSAAVAAAVMNSRSSAFAKRSQSFIDRGAVTNRAGLATPANPTTTMSSNTSDWSSPNGKLDWGIQGDELNKLRKSASFGFRNNHPAARATDMMASNMEEPDVSWVHSLVKDATPMGTATLPSWVEQMYIEQEQMVA encoded by the coding sequence ATGTGCAGTGGTTCAAAGAGTGAACATAAGCCCTCAAGTTTCATCATGGAAGGTGAATTACAGGAGCCAAAAGCCGGTTCTCAATCAATTTTGCTCGAATTGGCTGCATCTGATGATCTAGTAGCCTTCAAAAGTGAAGTAGAAGAGAAAGGTTTGGATTTCGGGGAGGCGAGCTTCTGGTATGGTCGGAGAATAGGGTTGAGAAAGATGGGATTTGAAGAGAGGGCGCCTTTGATGATTGCAGCCATGTTTGGTAGCAtcgaaattttgaaatacaTCATTGGAAGTGGCAAGATTGATGTGAATAGAGCTTGTGGCAGTGATGGGGTTACTGCCCTTCATTGCGCTGTTGCTGGTGGTGCAGATTCTTCGGTTGAGATTGTCAAGCTGTTGCTTGATGCATCTGCCGATGTGAATTGTGTAGATGCTAATGGGAACAAACCTGTTGATCTGATTGTGCCGGGTTTAAACTCTTCGAGCAATCACAGAAGAAAGGTGATTGAGTTGTTACTGAATGGCGATGATGTTCTTTACGGGgaagaagaatctgataagACAACGATGCCTCAGTTGCCGAAAGAGGGGTCTGAGAAGAGAGAATATCCTATGGATGTATCACTGCCTGATATCAACAATGGGATATATGGAACCGATGACTTCCGGATGTATATGTTTAAGGTGAAGCCTTGCTCGAGGGCATACTCCCATGATTGGACTGAGTGCCCTTTTGTTCATCCTGGTGAGAATGCGAGGAGAAGGGACCCAAGGAAGTACCCTTATAGTTGTGTGCCGTGCCCTGAGTTCCGAAGGGGGGCTTGTCCTAAGGGTGATGCTTGTGAATATGCTCATGGTGTGTTCGAATCCTGGCTTCATCCTGCTCAGTACCGGACTCGGCTTTGCAAAGATGAGACTGGTTGCGCTCGTAAAGTTTGTTTCTTTGCTCACAAACCTGAAGAATTACGTCCCGTGTATGCTTCCACTGGATCAGCGATGCCTTCTCTGAGGTCTGCTGCAATGAATGCAGTGGACATGACAACTTTGAGTCCTCTAGCACTCGGTTCTTCATCTTTGCCGATGCCGACGACTTCAACGCCACCCATGTCTCCTCTGGCAACCTCTTCATCACCAAAGACTGGAGGCTTGTGGCAGAACAACTTTAACCTCACCCCACCTGCATTGCAGCTACCTGGTAGCCGCTTGAAGACTACTTTTAGTGCCCGAGATTTCGATTTGGAAATGGAGTTACTCGAGCTTGAAAATCAATTGCAGCAACAACAGTTGATGGATGAGATATCGAGTCTCTCCTCCCCATCTTGCTGGAGTAAGGAATATGGTCGTCTCGGGGATTTGAAGCCTAGTAATCTCGATGATGCATTTGGATCTCTCGATCCTTCCCTGCTGTCTCCGTTGAAGGGACTGTCTATAAAATCCGGAATACAAGCCCAGTTGCAATCTCCAACTGGACTTCAAATACGCCAGAACTCGAACCAACTACGTTCAGGCTACCCAACAAACCTTACATCATCCCCTGTGAGGAAGCCCTCGGCATTTGGTTATGACTCATCGGCTGCAGTGGCTGCAGCAGTAATGAATTCCCGGTCTTCAGCGTTTGCAAAACGGAGCCAGAGTTTCATAGACCGTGGAGCAGTGACCAACCGTGCCGGACTTGCCACTCCTGCTAATCCCACAACCACAATGTCTTCAAACACTTCGGATTGGAGCTCTCCTAATGGGAAACTGGACTGGGGTATTCAAGGAGATGAGCTAAACAAGCTTAGGAAATCCGCTTCGTTCGGGTTTAGAAACAACCACCCCGCTGCGAGAGCAACAGACATGATGGCATCGAATATGGAAGAGCCAGATGTGTCCTGGGTTCATTCCCTCGTGAAAGATGCTACTCCGATGGGAACTGCAACTTTGCCATCGTGGGTGGAGCAAATGTACATAGAACAAGAGCAGATGGTGGCATAA
- the LOC105774561 gene encoding em protein H5 has translation MASQQERDELDRRARQGETVVPGGTGGKSVEAQENLAGGRSRGGQARRDQIGREGYQEMGRKGGLSTVEKSGGERAAEEGIPINEDKFATKQRG, from the exons aTGGCTTCCCAACAGGAAAGAGATGAGCTTGATCGTAGGGCAAGGCAAGGAGAGACCGTTGTCCCTGGTGGAACCGGTGGCAAAAGCGTTGAAGCTCAAGAAAACCTTGCTGGAg GGAGGAGCCGGGGAGGGCAGGCGAGGAGGGACCAGATAGGAAGGGAAGGGTATCAAGAAATGGGTCGTAAAGGTGGGCTGAGCACCGTCGAGAAGTCGGGCGGAGAACGTGCGGCGGAAGAGGGGATTCCAATCAATGAGGACAAGTTCGCGACGAAGCAGAGGGGctaa
- the LOC105772092 gene encoding LOW QUALITY PROTEIN: probable pectate lyase 4 (The sequence of the model RefSeq protein was modified relative to this genomic sequence to represent the inferred CDS: inserted 2 bases in 2 codons), with product MATTLSCCFTLAVFMAILMASPSLSLANMNVIDKCWRGNPLWRSQRQQLAKCSVGFAGKMINNIGKDVVKYKVTDPSDDPLSPKSGTLRYGTTMIKGKVWITFKNSMTITLQRPLLLSSFTTIDGRGVDVHITGAGCLLVYQATDIIIHGLRIHHCKAQPPSTVMGPNAKVIPLGQMDGDAIRLVTARKVWIDHNTLYECQDGLLDVTRGSTNITVSNNWFRNQDKVMLLGHDDGHLRDKNIKVTVIFNHFGPNCNQRMPRVRHGYAHVANNFYQGWEQYAIGGSMSPSIKSEANFFIAPNDVGNKEVTWRXREKGLWKFYSXRDVFKNGASFSKQTCVGGAKPNYNQEQNFKVVDAGSVKELTSESGVLRCSRSLIC from the exons ATGGCTACAACATTATCTTGTTGCTTCACATTGGCCGTTTTCATGGCCATTCTAATGGCAAGTCCTAGTTTGAGTTTGGCTAATATGAATGTAATCGATAAATGTTGGAGAGGGAACCCTCTTTGGCGAAGTCAACGACAACAATTGGCCAAATGCTCTGTCGGTTTTGCTGGCAAAATGATCAACAACATTGGTAAAGACGTCGTGAAATACAAGGTTACAGATCCTTCTGACGACCCTTTGAGTCCTAAATCAGGGACCCTTCGTTATGGAACCACAATGATCAAAGGAAAAGTATGGATCACATTCAAAAATAGCATGACCATCACACTCCAAAGACCACTTCTTTTAAGCAGCTTCACTACCATCGACGGTCGTGGCGTCGATGTCCACATAACTGGCGCTGGCTGCTTGCTGGTGTACCAAGCGACCGATATAATCATCCATGGGCTTCGCATCCACCATTGCAAGGCCCAACCACCTAGCACTGTGATGGGTCCAAATGCGAAGGTGATCCCTTTAGGCCAAATGGATGGAGACGCTATAAGATTGGTCACCGCAAGAAAAGTGTGGATTGATCATAACACATTGTATGAGTGCCAAGATGGCCTCCTCGATGTCACTCGCGGTTCCACCAACATCACCGTGTCGAACAACTGGTTTAGGAACCAAGACAAAGTTATGCTCCTCGGACATGACGATGGTCATTTGAGAGACAAAAACATAAAGGTCACTGtcattttcaaccattttgGACCTAACTGCAACCAAAGAATGCCAag AGTTCGCCATGGATATGCACACGTAGCGAACAATTTCTACCAAGGGTGGGAACAATATGCCATTGGTGGTAGCATGAGCCCTAGCATCAAGAGTGAAGCCAATTTTTTCATCGCTCCTAATGATGTTGGGAACAAAGAGGTAAcatgga aaagagagaaaggtttatggaaattttatt agCGGGATGTATTTAAAAATGGAGCATCTTTTAGTAAGCAAACATGTGTAGGTGGAGCTAAGCCTAACTATAACcaagaacaaaattttaaagttgtcGATGCTGGATCTGTTAAGGAATTGACAAGTGAATCTGGTGTTTTACGATGCTCCAGAAGTTTAATATGTTGA
- the LOC105774562 gene encoding probable serine/threonine-protein kinase PBL4 isoform X2, which translates to MGYIDERACRAASLATGTPVAVKRLRTGSNLTHDEMLSVVNDLGRHVHSNLVKLIGYCLEEEHKLLVCEYLPNGSLEDHLFIPERLPLSWETRVRIAMDVARGLSFLHGHRVIFRDLKAANVLLDSAFNAKLSDFGYAKIIPGVDPSRTDPIFRTRASGIEGYLAPEYLATDQLTSAMDVYSFGVLLLELVSGRRAVQQTESGIEDNIVEWAQPNIGSRHLLDKIMDTKLREYSHEEAYEVVLIASECVGEKAQRPRMRKVLSALEQLRPSLVPATASSSSAPVASSSTTHELSFRTLPQLQCPPSTIVSSREALSPPGCCCQVI; encoded by the exons ATGGGGTACATTGATGAGCGGGCCTGTAGAGCTGCAAGCCTTGCAACTGGAACACCCGTTGCTGTGAAGCGGCTTAGAACCGGAAGCAATCTGACTCATGATGAGATGCTG AGCGTAGTTAATGACCTCGGTCGGCATGTTCATTCGAATCTGGTCAAGCTTATTGGTTATTGTTTGGAAGAGGAACATAAGCTTTTGGTCTGTGAGTATCTACCTAACGGAAGCTTGGAGGATCATCTTTTCATACCTGAGCGTTTACCATTGTCGTGGGAAACAAGGGTCAGAATTGCCATGGATGTTGCTAGAGGCCTTTCTTTCTTACATGGTCATCGAGTTATATTCCGAGATTTAAAGGCAGCGAATGTCCTACTAGATTCG GCCTTCAATGCAAAACTTTCGGATTTCGGCTACGCAAAAATCATTCCTGGCGTTGATCCATCTCGCACTGATCCAATTTTTCGAACCCGAGCTTCCGGTATTGAAGGATATCTTGCCCCTGAATATCTTGCTACAG ATCAGTTAACTTCAGCAATGGATGTCTATAGCTTCGGGGTCCTATTACTCGAACTGGTTTCCGGCCGCCGTGCTGTCCAACAAACAGAATCTGGTATAGAGGACAACATAGTGGAGTGGGCACAACCGAATATTGGCAGTAGACACCTGTTGGACAAAATCATGGATACCAAGTTAAGGGAGTACTCCCACGAGGAAGCTTATGAAGTTGTGCTCATTGCATCGGAGTGCGTAGGTGAAAAGGCGCAACGACCGCGAATGCGCAAGGTTTTATCGGCACTGGAACAGCTTCGCCCTTCTCTTGTCCCTGCCACTGCGTCATCAAGCAGTGCTCCTGTTGCATCATCAAGCACTACACACGAGCTTTCTTTTAGGACCCTACCTCAGCTTCAGTGTCCTCCCTCAACCATAGTTTCATCACGCGAAGCACTTTCTCCTCCTGGCTGCTGCTGTCAGGTCATCTGA
- the LOC128041764 gene encoding uncharacterized mitochondrial protein AtMg00810-like: MITSPTLSASDGQPLSADKRNLQGTLSHGLLFYTCYETYPNNLCESDWGSSIKDRRSTLGFCIYLGGNLVGWSSKKQHLVARSPSDVKYGNIANAVADIAWFVSLLSELREPVIGTPTIWCELQK, translated from the exons ATGATCACATCTCCCACCTTGTCTGCTTCAGATGGTCAACCTTTATCTGCTGACAAG AGAAATCTACAAGGGACATTGTCTCATGGTCTTCTGTTTTACACCTGCTACGAAACTTACCCTAACAACCTTTGTGAGTCTGATTGGGGTAGTTCTATTAAGGATCGGAGATCTACTTTAGGGTTTTGCATTTATTTGGGAGGAAACCTTGTTGGTTGGTCCTCCAAGAAGCAGCATCTGGTTGCTCGCTCCCCTTCAGATGTTAAGTATGGCAACATTGCAAATGCTGTTGCTGACATTGCGTGGTTTGTTTCCTTATTGTCTGAGCTTAGAGAACCAGTAATTGGAACACCAACCATCTGGTgtgaattacaaaaatag